In Lathamus discolor isolate bLatDis1 chromosome 1, bLatDis1.hap1, whole genome shotgun sequence, the following are encoded in one genomic region:
- the TMEM60 gene encoding transmembrane protein 60 has product MRMSLAQRVLLTWLFTLLFLIMLVLKLDEKAPWNWFLIFIPVWIFDTILLVMLIVKMAGRCKSGFDPRNGSQNIKKKAWYLIAMLLKLAFCLALCAKLQRFTTMKLAYVFIPLWALLIGGMVELGYNIFYVRRD; this is encoded by the coding sequence ATGAGAATGTCCCTGGCCCAAAGAGTACTACTGACATGGCTTTTTACGTTACTCTTCCTGATCATGCTGGTGCTAAAGCTGGATGAGAAAGCGCCATGGAACTGGTTCCTCATCTTTATTCCAGTCTGGATATTCGATACCATCCTTCTAGTTATGCTCATTGTGAAAATGGCTGGACGTTGCAAGTCTGGCTTCGACCCTCGCAACGGCTCCCAGAACATCAAGAAGAAAGCCTGGTACCTCATTGCAATGCTGCTCAAACTGGCCTTCTGCCTCGCCCTCTGCGCTAAACTGCAGCGATTCACCACCATGAAACTGGCCTATGTGTTCATCCCTCTGTGGGCCCTGCTCATAGGGGGTATGGTTGAACTTGGATATAATATCTTCTATGTACGAAGAGACTAA